Within the Kluyveromyces lactis strain NRRL Y-1140 chromosome A complete sequence genome, the region CGATTCTCTGGCCATGTTGATGATTTCCTTTGATGTGGTACCTCTAACGATTGAGTCATCTACAATCAAGACGCGCTTCCCCTTGAATTCAGATTCCATAGGATTTAGTTTACGTCTCACACTCGAGACACGTTCCTTTTGATTTGGCATGATGAAAGTTCTTCCAACGTATCTGTTCTTCACAAACCCTTCACGGTATGGTTTATTCAAGGTGTTTGCACACTCGAGAGCACACGTACGTGCAGTGTCTGGTACCGACACGACGACATCAACGTCTTCTGGTTTTATGGACTTAAGAACGCTTTCAGCTAATTTGACACCCATGGCCAATCTAGTGTGGTACACGGAGATCCCGTCCAATACACTATCTGGACGAGCGAAATAAACGTATTCGAACAGATCTGGTCTGTAAGAATTCACAGGAACCACCTGCCTAAACTCTGGTTCACTCTTTGAGCAATCCTTTGGCACGATGACGGCTTCACCAGGCTTCAAATCACGGAAATCGTTGAAATTGTGGGCCTTTAATACCACACTCTCTGACGCTAGCATATAGTCCTTAGTACCATCAGCGTTGGTTCTGGTACCGAATAACAAAGGTCTGATACCGTTAGGATCCCTGAACCCGATCATGGCAAAACCAGCAACCATACCAACGCAGGCATACCCACCACGACACAAACGATATACACCTTCTAAAGCATGGAAGATATCGTCGTTGTTAACTCTGTACTTGTTGTATTTCTCCAACTCAGCAGCGAAGATGTTCAACAACAACTCGGAGTCACTATCCGTGTTGATATGTCTATGtacatcttcatccatgTAACGTTGTATAGCCTGAGTGTTAACCAAATTACCGTTATGGCCCATACAGATCCCATATGGACTGTTGACATAGAAAGGTTGAGCTTCAGAGTTAGCACTGGAACCAGCAGTTGGATAACGCAAGTGAGCAATACCCATGGAACCAACTAATCCGGCCATTCTTTGTTGAGTGAAAACGTCACGAGCCATACCGTTACCCTTGCATTGGTATAATCTACCACGTTGCCCACAAGTCGAGATACCAGCAGCATCTTGACCTCTATGTTGTAAAAATAAACATCCGTCGAATAATTCTGGAGCAACAGCAGCTGTTTGATCCGCCAAACAAATACCTAACACACCACACatttatcttcttttctatGTAGAATAATGTCCCACTTGTCTATCTCAGTTGCGTTCTTTAAATCAAACTGTATATGAAAGAACGACTAGTAATCAAATAATCCTAGTATGAATCCGTATTCACTCACCActatatttcaaacaaataatcagtaatcaaagaaaagttcaGATCTCTCTTTGAAGTGTATCTTTATTCGAATGTTCAAATTCCCAAAAGCCGAATGACTAATTGATTGATTTCACAGATTGATTATCttagaagatgaagttTATAACCTTGCAGTATATCCTTGgtacagaaacaaaaagtcCACTGGGTAAACAGTAAAAATCTAACTAAAAAACAAGTATATAGAGCGAAAAGACTTACTTTCCTATGATAATTTATTAATCATATCCTGTTCgttatttcttttcgaatGTTCTGCGATGACTTCGAACTGAGTTGATGCCCTTTGAcatttaatttttcaaattattacTGAAGAGTGAAAAATTGTGATTTTGACTTCGATAAGAGCTATGCGATGAGCTAGAGAGATGGGACACTAAAGGGTAAGAGAGGGACATATATCCCTCGAGTCAGGCGTACCTTGTTCATTAACTCGTTTctatttgatattttcttaCTTTTGTATAAACTTATTTACAATCTCCCGTTTAATCCTTCTTAGAAGTTCTCGGTTCCTTCTCTAATTTGAGTTCATCTTCGAGTTCGTCCTCTAGCATGTCTAGGTTCTCTTGTATGTTCCATAGTTCGCTGTACAGGGAGTTTGGATTGGCGAGAAGAGCGTTATGGGtaccttcttctcttaCTGCACCGTTTTCCAAGACGATGATTTTATCGGCGTCAGCGATTGTCCGTAGTCTATGTGCGATGTAGACACTTGTTTTGGCGACATCAGAGAAGTTCTCTTTAATTGTCTTCAGTAGCGATTGCTCCGTATGAGTATCTAGTGCGCTTGTAGCTTCATCGAAGAACATTATTGGGGTATCCTTTAATAAAACACGGGCAATGGCAAGCCTTTGTTTCTCACCACCACTGATCATCAAACCTCTTTCACCGACAATGGTCTCTGTTCCCTTCGGTAGCTTGTGAATCAAGTCAGAGAGTTGGGCTTTTTCGATTGCAGTCACGATCTCGTTGTCAGTAGCGTTGattcttccaaatttcACGTTCTCCCAAATGGTATCATTGAACAATGGGGTATCCTGTGGAACAACACCAACGATTCTTCTTAATTCGTCAAGATCCAATTCACGAATATCTTTCCCATCTAAAAGGATCCTCCCCTGTTGCGGGTCGTAGAATCTGAACACTAGCCTTAGTATGGTAGACTTACCGGAACCACTGGGTCCCACGATGGCAGTCTTTTTACCAGGCGCTATGGTAAACGTTGCGtttttcaagatatttCTATCTGGTTGATATCCAAACGTGACGTTTTCGAATTTAATCTCACAAGGTAAGTGCTCAGGTAACATTAAAGGTCTCTCTGTATTCTTGATCAAGATTGGATTCTTCTGcaatttgaaaagtgaTTCCATATCAATTAATgattgtttcaattctctgTACACAGAACCCAAGAAATTTAGCGGTACTGATAATTGGAAAACTAGTTGATTGATCAAAACCAAGTCACCAACTGTAAGTGCTCCCTCCATGACACCTGAAGCACCCATGTACATCATCGCTGTCAATGCTGAagtaaaaataaaattctGACCTGCGTTTAAAAACGCTAGAGATTGTGCCACTTTGATTTGTGAATCACGGTATTTGGAAAGAGACTGGTGGTATTTGTTAGCCAAGTACTCCtcattgttgaaatatttcacGGCTTCGAAATTGATCAACGAATCCAATGCCACTGACGCAGCCTTGTTATCAGCACGGTTGGCACTTCTTCTGAACTCGGTTCTCCATGCAGTAGTCTTGAAAGTAAAGAACGAGTATAGTAACATTGTGACGAAAGTCATTGCAGCGAACGAGGAACCGAACTGGTACGTCAAGATACCACAAACCACGGATATTTCAAACGTGATTGGAATCATATGGAAAACCATAGCACTGAGAACATATGAG harbors:
- the ATM1 gene encoding ATP-binding cassette Fe/S cluster precursor transporter ATM1 (similar to uniprot|P40416 Saccharomyces cerevisiae YMR301C ATM1 Mitochondrial inner membrane transporter exports mitochondrially synthesized precursors of iron-sulfur (Fe/S) clusters to the cytosol member of the ATP-binding cassette (ABC) transporter family), which produces MIMFRSLSVTPVWKAGLSLSHRSIPINSRLSSVRNYISIGCANKTGSRLLRSAGVSSQYKDFRRFNSSSNGNGTDKNASVAPKTEVKKIVPPKPSTNGKSKTPTISELRIMKDLFKYIWPSGDNKVKIRVLIALALLIGAKLLNVQVPFFFKQTIDSMNIEWGPDVATVLPVAITMTILSYGAARFGAVMFGELRNAVFAKVAQNAIRKVSLQTFQHLMKLDLGWHLSRQTGGLTRAMDRGTKGISYVLSAMVFHMIPITFEISVVCGILTYQFGSSFAAMTFVTMLLYSFFTFKTTAWRTEFRRSANRADNKAASVALDSLINFEAVKYFNNEEYLANKYHQSLSKYRDSQIKVAQSLAFLNAGQNFIFTSALTAMMYMGASGVMEGALTVGDLVLINQLVFQLSVPLNFLGSVYRELKQSLIDMESLFKLQKNPILIKNTERPLMLPEHLPCEIKFENVTFGYQPDRNILKNATFTIAPGKKTAIVGPSGSGKSTILRLVFRFYDPQQGRILLDGKDIRELDLDELRRIVGVVPQDTPLFNDTIWENVKFGRINATDNEIVTAIEKAQLSDLIHKLPKGTETIVGERGLMISGGEKQRLAIARVLLKDTPIMFFDEATSALDTHTEQSLLKTIKENFSDVAKTSVYIAHRLRTIADADKIIVLENGAVREEGTHNALLANPNSLYSELWNIQENLDMLEDELEDELKLEKEPRTSKKD
- the ADE4 gene encoding amidophosphoribosyltransferase (highly similar to uniprot|P04046 YMR300C Saccharomyces cerevisiae ADE4 Phosphoribosylpyrophosphate amidotransferase) encodes the protein MCGVLGICLADQTAAVAPELFDGCLFLQHRGQDAAGISTCGQRGRLYQCKGNGMARDVFTQQRMAGLVGSMGIAHLRYPTAGSSANSEAQPFYVNSPYGICMGHNGNLVNTQAIQRYMDEDVHRHINTDSDSELLLNIFAAELEKYNKYRVNNDDIFHALEGVYRLCRGGYACVGMVAGFAMIGFRDPNGIRPLLFGTRTNADGTKDYMLASESVVLKAHNFNDFRDLKPGEAVIVPKDCSKSEPEFRQVVPVNSYRPDLFEYVYFARPDSVLDGISVYHTRLAMGVKLAESVLKSIKPEDVDVVVSVPDTARTCALECANTLNKPYREGFVKNRYVGRTFIMPNQKERVSSVRRKLNPMESEFKGKRVLIVDDSIVRGTTSKEIINMARESGALKVYFASAAPAIRFNHIYGIDLADTKQLVAYDKTEEEIQHELGCDEVIYQSLDDLIDCCKTPQIQKFEVGVFTGQYVTGVEDGYLLELEKARAMNVLKASAKAESDIGIYNSGDY